From the Ruania alkalisoli genome, one window contains:
- a CDS encoding ABC transporter substrate-binding protein, whose amino-acid sequence MAHIDRRTFLGVSGAALATTALAACGSGGDSDGSSLRVAWYGGQPAHEGVEGALDAYSSDHGDISVSTEKAAFGDFWDRLATQVAGGQGPDVMRMSMTYFAEYADRGALLDLSDFVPDVIDTSPLDPDVATSGQLESGLFGIGQSSITHATFQNTTLAEEHGLQIPDQWSWEDFIEFSTAFADAAGPGKYGTTDAGGNFQQFEVWARQHGTDLFDDQGLAVGADIIEEWLVMWAELRASGAAPPPDVTAESSGFETSPLAQLNAAITFGWVQQVAFYQPVIPDHPLRVGAVPGMTAGSLEGQFLKALDFWAVSAESANADRAAEVVNFLLNDERAVTSIGLTLGVPPSESSRELLGVDPDTAEGRAIEYVNAIAGQTGSSPRAWPTGYGELQSTAFPRMNEDVGFGDTTPAEAAAAFVDEAARVFGS is encoded by the coding sequence ATGGCACACATCGATCGACGGACATTCCTCGGAGTCAGCGGAGCCGCGCTAGCCACCACGGCGCTCGCGGCATGCGGCTCCGGCGGTGACAGCGACGGCAGCTCGCTGCGGGTGGCCTGGTACGGCGGCCAACCTGCGCACGAAGGGGTCGAAGGGGCGCTCGACGCCTACTCATCCGATCATGGCGATATCAGCGTCAGCACCGAGAAGGCTGCCTTCGGCGATTTCTGGGACCGCCTTGCCACCCAGGTCGCCGGTGGTCAGGGTCCGGACGTCATGCGTATGTCCATGACGTACTTCGCTGAGTACGCCGACCGCGGAGCTCTGCTCGACCTCTCTGACTTCGTCCCTGACGTGATCGACACCTCCCCCCTCGACCCCGACGTCGCGACCTCTGGCCAGCTCGAGTCCGGCCTGTTCGGCATCGGCCAGTCCTCCATCACTCACGCCACCTTCCAGAACACGACGCTGGCCGAAGAGCACGGGTTGCAGATTCCGGACCAGTGGTCGTGGGAGGACTTCATCGAGTTCAGCACCGCATTCGCCGATGCTGCCGGACCTGGCAAGTACGGCACCACGGACGCGGGAGGGAACTTCCAGCAGTTCGAGGTGTGGGCGCGTCAGCACGGCACGGATCTCTTCGACGACCAAGGTCTGGCCGTCGGAGCGGACATCATCGAGGAATGGCTGGTGATGTGGGCTGAGCTGCGCGCCTCTGGGGCAGCGCCGCCCCCGGACGTCACGGCGGAAAGCAGCGGCTTCGAAACCTCTCCGCTCGCTCAGCTCAACGCGGCCATCACGTTCGGATGGGTCCAGCAGGTGGCCTTCTACCAGCCGGTGATCCCCGACCATCCGCTCCGGGTCGGGGCGGTCCCCGGGATGACAGCGGGTTCCCTGGAGGGGCAGTTCCTCAAGGCCCTCGACTTCTGGGCGGTTTCGGCCGAGTCCGCGAACGCCGACCGGGCCGCCGAGGTCGTCAACTTCCTGCTCAACGACGAGCGCGCCGTGACCTCGATCGGCCTGACTCTGGGGGTGCCGCCGTCGGAGTCCTCGCGCGAGCTCCTCGGGGTCGACCCGGACACCGCTGAAGGGCGTGCGATTGAGTACGTGAACGCGATCGCGGGTCAGACCGGCTCCTCTCCGCGGGCCTGGCCGACTGGGTACGGAGAGTTGCAGAGCACCGCCTTCCCGCGGATGAACGAGGATGTGGGCTTCGGCGACACGACGCCAGCCGAGGCGGCCGCCGCCTTTGTCGACGAGGCGGCGCGCGTGTTCGGATCATGA
- a CDS encoding peptidylprolyl isomerase, with the protein MDAILHTSAGDITVELFPFHAPKTVKNFTELATGARSWTHPETGAESNDPLYDGTIFHRVIPNFMIQGGDPLGTGTGGPGYRFDDEIHPELHFQEPHVLAMANAGIQMGRGTNGSQFFITTAATPWLQGKHTIFGKVKDQASAAVVDQIGSVSTDPRNDRPVEDIVITSIEIIE; encoded by the coding sequence ATGGACGCGATTCTGCATACCTCTGCCGGCGACATTACTGTCGAGCTCTTTCCCTTCCACGCCCCGAAGACGGTGAAGAACTTCACCGAGCTCGCGACGGGTGCGCGTAGCTGGACGCACCCGGAGACCGGGGCCGAGAGCAACGACCCGCTCTACGACGGCACCATCTTCCACCGTGTGATCCCGAACTTCATGATCCAGGGTGGCGACCCGCTGGGCACCGGTACCGGCGGCCCGGGCTACCGCTTCGACGATGAGATCCACCCCGAACTGCACTTCCAGGAGCCGCACGTTCTCGCCATGGCGAACGCGGGTATCCAGATGGGCCGCGGAACCAACGGCTCGCAGTTCTTCATCACCACGGCGGCCACGCCGTGGCTGCAGGGCAAGCACACCATCTTCGGCAAGGTCAAGGACCAGGCCTCGGCCGCCGTCGTGGACCAGATCGGTTCTGTCTCCACCGATCCCCGCAACGACCGCCCGGTGGAGGACATCGTGATCACCTCCATCGAGATCATCGAGTGA
- a CDS encoding carbohydrate ABC transporter permease, which translates to MTAELPFRSRLRASLPAYAFLSPWLVGLFGLTLGPMLLTLYYSFTDYSLLAAPEWLGLDNYTRLAGDPRYLDSLVVTGTYVLFSVPFELIAALTVAMVLNRGMRGLTFYRAIYYVPSLLGGSVAIAILWRQIFGSDGLVNQVLAIFGYEGSGWISSPDTALSTLIILRIWQFGAPMVIFLAGLRQIPAELLEAAAIDGAGKVRRFLAITLPLLTPIVFFNLVLQIIGAFQAFTPAFIVSGGTGGPSDSTLFYTLYLYQRAFGSFEMGYAAAMAWVLLLIIAAFTAANFMMSRRWVFYSDEGKR; encoded by the coding sequence ATGACGGCGGAGCTTCCCTTTCGTAGCAGGCTCCGCGCGAGCCTGCCCGCCTACGCCTTCCTCTCGCCGTGGCTGGTCGGCTTGTTCGGGCTGACCCTTGGGCCGATGCTGCTCACGCTGTACTACTCGTTCACCGACTACAGCCTGCTCGCAGCCCCGGAGTGGCTTGGACTTGACAACTACACTCGGCTCGCCGGCGATCCGCGGTACCTGGACTCGCTCGTGGTCACCGGCACGTACGTGCTGTTCTCCGTGCCCTTCGAGTTGATTGCCGCGCTGACGGTGGCGATGGTTCTCAATCGGGGAATGCGTGGCCTGACGTTCTACCGCGCGATCTACTACGTCCCCAGCTTGCTCGGCGGCAGTGTGGCGATCGCGATCCTGTGGCGGCAGATTTTCGGCAGTGACGGACTGGTGAATCAGGTCCTGGCGATCTTCGGCTATGAGGGATCGGGCTGGATATCCTCACCCGATACGGCGCTGAGCACCCTGATCATCCTGCGCATCTGGCAGTTCGGTGCTCCGATGGTGATCTTCCTGGCCGGGCTCCGGCAGATCCCGGCCGAACTCCTCGAGGCCGCCGCGATTGACGGCGCTGGAAAGGTGCGGCGCTTTCTCGCGATCACGCTGCCGCTTCTCACTCCGATCGTCTTCTTCAACCTGGTGCTGCAGATCATCGGCGCGTTCCAGGCATTCACGCCGGCCTTCATCGTCTCGGGTGGGACCGGTGGCCCCAGCGACTCGACGCTCTTCTACACCCTCTATCTCTACCAGCGTGCCTTCGGCAGTTTCGAGATGGGCTACGCCGCCGCAATGGCCTGGGTGCTGCTCCTCATCATTGCCGCATTCACCGCGGCGAACTTCATGATGAGCCGCCGCTGGGTGTTCTACTCCGACGAGGGGAAACGATGA
- a CDS encoding substrate-binding domain-containing protein gives MRHHTKTMMIAATLGGGLLLAGCGAGDPDAGDDSLQIGVSVYDMSSFITQGQEGMEAYAEANDIELLWNSAGLDVSTQADQLDQYINAGVDAIVVVPVQADSLGPQLVAASDAGIPVIPVNAALDDTTNVTASVLPDDVAAGESEAQMMVDELGGEGNVVILQGPLGQSAELDRTEGIENVLAENPGIEVLAMDTANWTRDEAVNLMANWISAFGEDIDGVIAENDDMGLGALQALNEAGMSVPIVGIDGIEDGLAAVAAGDFIGTHLQHGRVELGAGLAVAERAANGEDVEELYTYVMPTVTPDNVEDVQANVVTDVEAFLDRLPELIEANLASGDLSNEE, from the coding sequence GTGCGACACCACACGAAGACAATGATGATTGCTGCCACTCTCGGCGGCGGGCTACTGCTCGCCGGCTGCGGCGCCGGCGATCCCGATGCCGGAGACGACTCGCTGCAGATCGGCGTCTCCGTCTACGACATGAGCTCGTTCATCACCCAGGGCCAGGAAGGGATGGAGGCCTACGCCGAGGCCAACGACATCGAGCTGCTGTGGAACTCCGCCGGGCTCGACGTCTCCACCCAGGCCGATCAGCTCGACCAGTACATCAACGCGGGCGTGGATGCGATCGTCGTGGTCCCCGTGCAGGCGGACTCCCTCGGTCCACAGCTCGTCGCCGCCTCAGATGCCGGCATCCCCGTGATTCCCGTGAACGCGGCCCTCGACGACACCACCAACGTCACCGCCTCGGTCCTGCCCGATGACGTGGCTGCCGGTGAGAGCGAGGCGCAGATGATGGTCGACGAGCTCGGTGGCGAGGGCAACGTCGTCATCCTGCAGGGCCCGCTCGGCCAGTCCGCCGAACTCGACCGCACCGAGGGCATCGAGAACGTGCTCGCGGAGAACCCCGGTATCGAGGTCCTCGCGATGGACACCGCGAACTGGACCCGCGACGAGGCCGTCAACCTCATGGCCAACTGGATCTCCGCCTTCGGTGAGGACATCGACGGCGTCATCGCCGAGAACGACGATATGGGCCTGGGTGCCCTCCAGGCGCTGAACGAGGCCGGAATGAGCGTGCCGATCGTCGGCATCGACGGCATCGAGGACGGCCTGGCCGCCGTCGCCGCCGGCGACTTCATCGGCACCCACCTCCAGCACGGCCGGGTCGAGCTGGGCGCCGGGCTGGCCGTGGCCGAGCGCGCCGCGAACGGTGAGGACGTCGAGGAGCTCTACACCTACGTCATGCCCACGGTGACGCCGGACAACGTCGAGGACGTGCAGGCCAACGTGGTCACCGACGTCGAGGCCTTCCTCGACCGCCTGCCCGAGCTCATCGAAGCGAACCTCGCCTCCGGCGACCTGTCGAACGAGGAGTGA
- a CDS encoding sulfatase-like hydrolase/transferase — MASSTPPNIVVLMTDQQRVGCTAAEGGPDTMPRLDAQLAGGVRFDRAYTSCPACVPARTSLLTGRFPSAHRVRQNSTAQHAYYSTDLLEMLRAAGYSLHFSGKPHMHAGPEDFDTFHGPFLHDGGPDESGEHAGFDAWLRELDHAVATEPSPFPARSQLPSRIVDGAIAAIAAIDSSRQDPYFLWVSFPEPHNPYQVPEPYFSLFDEEDVPERMVGPEALDRMGWRFRWLHRLIEDKRPGFDQQWRRYRANYLGMLRLIDDQIGRLLDHLDTRPGGLENTVFVFLTDHGDFVGDYGLQRKGAGVPEALMRIPLSIAGPSVQPQQRGELVSIVDLLPTLAEWIGARIPAGVQGRSLAPLLRGEDAPPSEFATIYGEHGYGGVSYDEDERPPLHFSYEGATFDELNSVTQSGEMRMVADERYKLVVDDAGEVQLYDLHRDPAETRDLSGDPDYRHVQDRLYHQLVQWLLRVADDLPEGNYQPKTRPHNWRWA, encoded by the coding sequence ATGGCATCGAGCACACCCCCCAACATCGTGGTCCTGATGACCGACCAGCAGCGCGTCGGCTGCACGGCGGCTGAGGGCGGTCCGGACACGATGCCTCGCCTCGATGCGCAGCTGGCCGGGGGAGTGCGATTCGACCGTGCCTACACCAGCTGCCCGGCCTGCGTGCCCGCGCGCACGAGCCTGCTGACCGGCCGGTTCCCCTCGGCCCATCGGGTGCGCCAGAACAGCACCGCCCAGCACGCCTACTACAGCACCGACCTGCTGGAGATGCTGCGCGCAGCCGGGTACTCGCTCCACTTCAGCGGCAAGCCGCACATGCATGCCGGGCCGGAGGACTTCGACACCTTCCACGGGCCGTTCCTGCACGACGGCGGCCCAGACGAGTCGGGAGAGCATGCGGGCTTCGACGCCTGGTTGCGCGAGCTGGACCACGCCGTGGCCACCGAGCCCTCCCCCTTCCCGGCGCGTTCACAGCTGCCCTCGCGCATCGTCGACGGCGCGATCGCCGCGATCGCCGCGATCGACTCCTCGAGACAGGATCCCTACTTCCTGTGGGTGTCCTTCCCGGAGCCGCACAATCCGTATCAGGTGCCCGAGCCCTACTTCTCGCTCTTCGACGAGGAGGACGTACCCGAACGCATGGTCGGGCCCGAAGCCCTGGACCGGATGGGGTGGCGGTTCCGGTGGCTGCACCGCCTCATCGAGGACAAGCGCCCGGGGTTCGATCAGCAGTGGCGCCGCTACCGAGCCAATTACCTGGGGATGCTGCGCCTGATCGACGATCAGATCGGCAGACTGCTGGATCATCTCGACACCCGCCCTGGCGGACTGGAGAACACCGTCTTCGTGTTCCTGACCGACCACGGTGATTTCGTCGGCGACTACGGCCTCCAGCGCAAGGGAGCCGGCGTGCCGGAAGCGTTGATGCGGATCCCGTTGTCGATCGCAGGGCCGTCCGTGCAGCCTCAGCAACGCGGCGAACTCGTCTCCATCGTGGACCTGCTGCCCACCCTCGCGGAGTGGATCGGAGCGCGGATCCCGGCGGGGGTACAGGGCCGCTCGCTGGCGCCGCTGCTGCGTGGGGAGGACGCTCCGCCGTCGGAGTTCGCCACGATCTACGGAGAGCACGGCTATGGCGGGGTCTCCTACGACGAGGACGAGCGTCCGCCGTTGCACTTCTCCTACGAGGGAGCCACGTTCGACGAGCTGAACAGCGTCACCCAGAGCGGGGAGATGCGCATGGTCGCCGACGAGCGTTACAAGCTGGTCGTGGACGACGCCGGCGAGGTTCAGCTCTACGACCTGCACAGGGACCCCGCCGAGACCCGTGATCTCAGCGGTGATCCCGACTACCGCCACGTACAGGACCGCCTGTACCACCAACTCGTGCAGTGGCTGCTGCGCGTGGCCGACGACCTGCCCGAAGGCAACTACCAGCCGAAGACCCGCCCCCACAACTGGCGCTGGGCCTGA
- a CDS encoding rhomboid family intramembrane serine protease: protein MTIIGICVALFLASYVLPIMPFFRLDTTQVADEPWRMITSAFLHNGWLHLLLNMYALWIVGPFLENMLGRWRYVALYLVSALGGSVAVLLLTSGAYAVAGASGAVFGFFGAIAVVLRRTGRDARQILIVIAINVVFGFVVAGISWQAHLGGLVVGTALGALFAYLPKERRSVGAVLGVAGMTVLLLGASAALLV, encoded by the coding sequence ATGACCATCATCGGGATCTGCGTGGCGCTGTTCCTTGCCTCGTACGTGTTGCCGATCATGCCCTTCTTCCGTCTGGACACCACCCAGGTGGCCGATGAGCCATGGCGCATGATCACCTCAGCATTCCTGCACAACGGGTGGCTGCACCTGCTGCTCAACATGTATGCCCTGTGGATCGTCGGTCCCTTCCTCGAGAACATGCTTGGGCGTTGGCGCTACGTGGCTCTCTACCTTGTGAGTGCGCTCGGGGGATCGGTGGCGGTGCTGCTGCTGACATCCGGTGCCTATGCGGTCGCCGGCGCCTCCGGTGCCGTCTTTGGCTTCTTCGGCGCGATCGCCGTGGTGCTGCGCCGCACCGGGCGGGATGCCCGGCAGATCCTCATCGTGATCGCCATCAACGTGGTCTTCGGATTCGTCGTGGCGGGCATCTCCTGGCAGGCCCACCTCGGTGGACTGGTGGTGGGGACCGCGCTCGGTGCGCTGTTCGCATACCTGCCGAAGGAGCGCCGCTCGGTTGGTGCTGTGCTCGGTGTGGCGGGGATGACGGTGCTGCTGCTCGGCGCCAGCGCCGCCCTGCTGGTCTAG
- a CDS encoding carbohydrate ABC transporter permease yields the protein MTAVSTRRSGATALSRTTGHIAIALVGLLMFYPLLWMLSSSFKPVSEIFGPGSGALIPGSPSLDNYSEGWTGPGLPFTRYLINSLIVCTLTVLGNVLSCSLAAFAFARMQFLGRKAFFAAMLATVMLPQHVTLISQYAIFRDLGWLDTYLPLVVPKFLATEAFFVFLMVQFIRGIPRELDEAARIDGCSWWGIYRKIVLPLLSPALVTTAIFSFIWAYNDFLAPLIYISSPEKLTVPLALRTFLDSSGQSAWGQLFAMSIVTLIPVVAAFVIFQRRIVEGVSTTGLK from the coding sequence ATGACCGCCGTGAGCACGAGACGTTCCGGAGCCACCGCTCTCTCGCGCACTACCGGGCACATCGCCATCGCGCTAGTCGGGCTGCTGATGTTCTATCCGCTGCTGTGGATGCTCTCGAGTTCCTTCAAGCCGGTCTCGGAGATCTTCGGGCCAGGCTCCGGAGCGCTCATTCCTGGCAGCCCAAGCCTGGACAACTACAGCGAAGGGTGGACCGGCCCCGGGCTGCCGTTCACCCGTTACCTGATCAACTCACTCATCGTGTGCACGCTGACCGTTCTCGGTAATGTCCTCAGCTGTTCTCTGGCTGCGTTCGCGTTCGCGCGCATGCAGTTTCTCGGTCGGAAGGCGTTCTTCGCGGCCATGCTCGCCACCGTGATGCTGCCTCAGCACGTGACGTTGATCTCCCAGTACGCCATCTTCCGAGATCTGGGTTGGCTCGATACCTATCTACCGCTCGTGGTCCCCAAGTTCCTCGCCACCGAGGCGTTCTTCGTCTTCCTCATGGTGCAGTTCATCCGAGGAATACCCCGAGAGCTGGACGAGGCGGCGCGCATCGACGGTTGCTCATGGTGGGGCATCTACCGCAAGATCGTCCTTCCACTGCTCAGTCCTGCACTGGTCACGACTGCAATCTTCTCCTTCATCTGGGCCTACAACGACTTCCTCGCCCCGCTGATCTACATCTCATCTCCGGAGAAGCTCACTGTCCCGCTGGCATTGCGCACGTTCCTCGACTCGTCGGGGCAGTCGGCGTGGGGCCAGCTGTTCGCCATGAGCATCGTGACCCTGATCCCCGTCGTGGCAGCATTCGTCATCTTCCAGCGTCGCATCGTCGAAGGAGTCTCGACCACCGGCCTCAAGTAA
- a CDS encoding bifunctional aldolase/short-chain dehydrogenase — MTIHDAALDACVRVSRTLGSDPSLVLHGGGNTSVKSTRTDVTGESVEVVLTKGSGYDLASIVPEGFTPLRKDRVLALAELAELDDVSLVNELKQASMDASAPSASIEAILHALIPHRFVLHTHADAIVTLTNQTDGERLTAETFGEDVWVLPYVKPGFALARQVAVALADVDVRALRGIVLRNHGLFTFADDADEALATHLELVRTAAAALPQIPDGVPSPDVDPLALAGLRKEISEAAGAPMVLQRRTGTAVDALLGRADLGEITQRGPLTPEHVIHTKRVPMMGTDVAAYVAGYQAYVDEHRGLVGGELTPIDPAPRVILDETLGFLTAGRTVKAANVAADIYEHTAAGILRAEAMTGFRTLLPAEAFDIEYWVLEQRKLRAKGDPPPFAGEVALVTGAASGIGRACAQALREAGAAVIALDRDAAVTEANAPDWYGIVCDVSDADAVRAAVAEGVGHFGGLDILVPAAGVFAASHPIDGFPAGPWATSLDVNVTGLLTLLGAAHPYLALAPRQGRVVLVGSKNVPAPGQGAAAYSASKAAATQLARVAALEWAPDGIRVNTVNPDAVFDTALWSPELLEQRAAKYGMSVADYKRRNLLRAEITSADVGDLVAAMCGPLFAATTGAQVPIDGGSDRIV; from the coding sequence ATGACCATCCATGACGCCGCCCTGGACGCCTGCGTTCGCGTTTCCCGCACCCTGGGCTCGGACCCCTCCCTGGTGCTGCACGGAGGCGGCAACACCTCGGTGAAGTCCACCCGCACCGACGTCACCGGCGAGAGCGTCGAGGTGGTGCTGACCAAGGGAAGCGGGTACGACCTCGCCTCGATCGTGCCGGAGGGGTTCACCCCGCTGCGCAAGGATCGGGTGCTGGCGCTCGCCGAGCTTGCCGAACTCGATGACGTGTCCCTGGTCAACGAGCTCAAGCAGGCGTCCATGGATGCCTCCGCCCCCTCCGCCTCCATCGAGGCGATCCTGCACGCGCTCATCCCGCACCGGTTCGTGCTGCACACCCACGCCGACGCGATCGTCACCCTGACCAACCAGACCGACGGCGAGCGGCTCACCGCCGAGACCTTCGGCGAGGACGTCTGGGTGCTGCCCTACGTCAAGCCCGGCTTCGCGCTCGCCCGCCAGGTGGCTGTGGCGCTCGCGGACGTGGACGTGCGCGCGCTCCGGGGCATCGTGCTGCGCAACCACGGCCTGTTCACCTTCGCCGATGATGCCGACGAGGCGCTGGCCACGCACCTGGAGCTGGTGCGCACCGCTGCCGCGGCACTGCCACAGATTCCCGACGGCGTCCCCTCGCCTGACGTCGACCCGCTCGCCCTGGCGGGGCTGCGGAAGGAGATCAGCGAGGCGGCCGGCGCGCCGATGGTGCTGCAGCGCCGCACCGGCACCGCGGTGGACGCCCTGCTGGGGCGCGCCGACCTCGGCGAGATCACCCAGCGCGGCCCGCTGACCCCCGAGCACGTCATCCACACCAAGCGGGTGCCGATGATGGGCACGGATGTGGCCGCCTATGTGGCGGGCTACCAGGCCTATGTGGATGAGCACCGCGGGCTGGTCGGTGGAGAGCTCACCCCGATCGACCCGGCGCCTCGGGTGATCCTGGACGAGACGCTGGGATTCCTCACCGCGGGCCGCACCGTGAAGGCTGCGAACGTGGCCGCGGACATCTACGAACACACGGCCGCCGGGATCCTGCGAGCGGAGGCGATGACCGGATTCCGGACCCTCTTGCCGGCCGAGGCGTTCGACATCGAGTACTGGGTGCTGGAGCAGCGCAAGCTGCGCGCCAAGGGCGACCCACCGCCGTTCGCGGGTGAGGTGGCGCTGGTGACCGGTGCCGCCTCGGGGATCGGACGCGCGTGTGCACAGGCGCTACGGGAGGCGGGGGCCGCCGTCATCGCCCTCGACCGGGACGCTGCGGTCACTGAAGCGAACGCGCCGGACTGGTACGGCATCGTGTGCGACGTTTCCGACGCCGACGCGGTGCGGGCCGCGGTGGCCGAGGGGGTGGGCCACTTCGGTGGCCTGGACATCCTGGTGCCCGCTGCCGGGGTGTTCGCTGCGAGCCATCCGATCGACGGGTTCCCGGCCGGGCCGTGGGCCACGAGCCTGGACGTGAACGTCACCGGGTTACTGACCCTGCTCGGCGCCGCGCACCCGTATCTCGCGCTCGCCCCGCGGCAGGGGCGCGTGGTCCTGGTTGGGTCGAAGAACGTGCCGGCGCCCGGTCAGGGTGCGGCGGCGTACTCGGCCTCCAAGGCTGCGGCCACCCAGCTCGCCCGGGTGGCGGCGCTGGAGTGGGCGCCGGACGGGATCCGGGTGAACACAGTGAACCCGGACGCCGTCTTCGACACCGCGCTGTGGTCGCCGGAGCTGCTGGAGCAGCGGGCTGCGAAGTACGGGATGTCGGTGGCCGACTACAAGCGGCGGAACCTGCTGCGCGCGGAGATCACCAGCGCCGACGTCGGTGACCTGGTGGCGGCGATGTGCGGCCCGCTGTTCGCCGCGACCACGGGCGCGCAGGTGCCGATCGACGGCGGCAGCGACCGGATCGTCTGA